The nucleotide sequence gtgattgtggagccccccaaaataaaattctcactgtttccacggtttccccatctatttgccatgaagtgacaggaccagatgccatgatctttgtttttggaatgttgagttttaccaTTTCCCTATGGTTGTAGGACCAAGGTCCGGTTTCTTTGTTGACAGCTGGGAGCCATGCTCAACTTCTAGAAACCCTTTTGGCTCTTGGTCTCAGAACCAGCAGGGGTGGGCTGAGTCCCTCTGATGCTTCAGTTCTGTCCTGCCTCTTCAGTTGCATGTCAGAGGATGACTCACTTGCCTTCCCCTTCTGTTATTTTTAAGGGCcatgtgattacattgggcccacccagataatctccTTATCTTAAGGTCTGTAACCTTAGCTCCAAATCCCTCTCTCTACCAAATCCCTTTTGCCATGCTGTGTACACAGGCATTAATAGCAGGGGACAAAGATCAGGGATTTAAGATCTTGTCTGCCATGACAGCAAGGGGAAAACCACCCCACTCCAGACAAGGGTCCTTGAAGAGGACTGCTCCTGCCTTATCTCGGGTGTGCAGAGTAGCACAGGTTACTGTGGGCACAAGCTTTGGATTCGGtgtcctgggtttgaattctgattCTTCCCCTCTGTCCCTCTGGCTGGGATTCAGTGCTGTTGACTtgaagagactgaggctcagcTAGAAAAGAGAGATGATGCCTCTGCCCGTCATGGTCTTAAAAGATAGACATTGGTAAAGTTCTTAAAAGGGCCCTCAGCAAGTAGTATAGTCCCTGAAGGGTACTTATTGTCATTAGCTAGTTTCTGGTGTCCTTGGATGTGCTCTGTTGTCCCCGCTTGTTCCAAATAAGCTCTCGAGTCGGAGGCAGTCGGGCTAACCCCAACTGTTGAGACTAACCCCGACTGGGCAGTGCCAGGCAGTCTCATCTGTCTGCCTGAAGCTCACACGTGCTTCACGATGGTACTTGATGTCTCTCTCATCACGATGGTACTTGATGTCTCTCTCATCAGATCCTCCTGGCCAACTTCTTGGCCCAGACTGAGGCCCTGATGAGGGGGAAGTCGACAGAGGAGGCCCGGAAGGAGCTACAGGCTGCTGGAAGGAGTCCAGAGGACTTTGAGAAGCTGTTGCCTCACAAGGTCAGTGCTTCTCTTGGAGTGGGCTTTGGGGTGGCATCCTGGAGTTGGAAGGATAAAGTCGTGTGGCCGTGGCCGGGGAGCACTGTCCTGTCCACAGTAGGGGGCGCTGTCCTCACGGACCTGCCCACCCCAGCCTTGGGCAGGGTGTGCTTCCCTTCTGAAGAGCTGGGGACCATGACTAACTGGGGGACATTCGTGGGTGTTTTCTGAAGGTCTTTGAAGGAAATCGCCCGACCAACTCTATAGTGTTCACCAAACTCACGCCATTCATTCTTGGAGCCTTGATTGGTGAGTAAGCGGGGATGGTCTCAGCTTGGGGTAGGTCTGAGTGGGCTGGGGGAACCCTAACGTGCTTCCCTCAACATGTACCCCCTTCCACAGCCATGTATGAGCACAAGATCTTCGTTCAGGGCATCATCTGGGACATCAACAGCTTTGACCAGTGGGGGTGAGTTGCTGGCTCAAGGGGAGGGTAGGGAATGCCTACCAAAGGTTAGTTGGCTTGTGGATTTCCCTAGTAATGCTGGAAGCCTCCTCATacccttctttctcctctccctggcAGAGTGGAGCTGGGAAAGCAGCTGGCTAAGAAAATTGAACCTGAGCTTGACGGGAGCAGCCCAGTGACTTCTCACGATTCTTCCACCAATGGGCTGATCAACTTCATCAAGCAGGAGCGAGAGGCCAGAAGCTAATAAACTCGTGCCCAGCAGCAGTCCCTGTTGTGACTGGTCCTTCTTGTCTGCCTGCCCAGAGTCTGCACTGCACGGTCCTGCCCAGAGCACCCTCTGGTTTTGGGCTTGGACCACGAGCCCTTTGAGGGAAGCTGGTCTGGAATTGCCACCCCTGCCCTCTCAGTGTCCACACCCTCTCTGTTCTACAGTTGGCTGAAGTGTTTCAGTGCAACTGATTTTTCTCATCTATGTTTATTGTTCATgtaccaggaagaaaaataaagatgtcacAAGGGAGGTCATGGGCTTAGCCTCTTTGTCGTGAGATGGGCTCTCTGCAGAAGTCAAGGTGCCCAGTAGGAAGAGTGGTTGCCTTGACTGAGGCTTGACTGTAATTGGTGAGCAGATCCACACTGGAAGATGGTCCCTTGAGAAGAGAGTGGGTGCAGCGGAGCACTGTCCATGTCTCGAGGGCAGCTTGGCCTCTGCAGCTGGATCTCTCCTCTGTCTTCTTACACTGCTCAGGGTGAGGCTTACAGTATTTGCTGAACGGTTTTTAAAACCACAGCGAGATTTTGTCTCTTTTGGGTGGATTCCTGGCCCAGATCAAGAGTGACTGCTAACTCCTGGCCAGGTGCTCAAGTAATTCTTCCCTTTGATAAGGTAGACattgaaaaaaaaggaattttgaaCAAACTGCTCTTTTATCTTCTATTTAAGGTACTTCTATTCAAGATTAAATAATACTTCTGGCCAACTTAGCTGAAAAGGAATTTCATTTAAAGAATTGATGGGACTTTCCatgttgtccagtggttaaaaatctgcctgccaatgcaggggacatgggttcagtccctggtccaggaagattccacatgccacggggcaactaagcccatgcaccacaactactgagtctaaactctagagcccaggagccacaactactgagcctgagcgccctagagcctgtgcccaaCAGCAGAAACCACCTCAATAAGAAGCCCGTGCATcactaaagagtagccccagctcactgcaactggagaaagactTGGAGtggcaacgaagatccagcagagccaaaaatgaagtgaagtaaagtgcaagttgctcagtcatgtccgactctttgtgaccccatggactatacagtccatggaattctccaggccagaatactggagtgagtagcctttcccttctccaggggatctttccaacccagggattgaacccaggtgcctgcattgcaggcagattcttcaccagctgagccacaagggaagcccaaaataaattAGCCAAAAATAagttaaggtttttaaaaaaatgatgagcAGAACCAATGGGCAGGCTAGAGGCTGAGCTTTCCAGATGTACACCCTAGACTATGACACAGAATGATCTCAACCAGGAAAACTACTGCCCATCATAAGGCCCTGCTGCCCTCGACCCTGTCATCAGGGTGGCCTTGACCCCATCTTCTGGGCTGCCTGGATTTGAGTTgtcctgtgaagagctgactcattggaaaagactgatgctgggaggaatggggggcaggaggagaaggggatgacagaggatgagatggctggatgacatcaccgactcgatggacgtgagtttgagtgaactctgggagttggtgatggacagggaggcctggtgtgctgcaattcatggggtcgtaaagagtctgacacgactgagtgactgaactgaactggcttggTCATATTCCTTCCTCCAAATAGGGAGAAGTCAGGACAAACTGCACCCATGGAAGGAAGGAATACCCTGATTGTAGAGTGACCATGTAGGTGCAAATGTCCacctaaaataatagaaattgtCACCACTTCTCATCTTCCTATTGGTGAaatgagattctttttttattcccaGAGTGAATGTCCACTTCTCTCCCCACTTTTGCAGAAGTGATAGAGGCTCTTCAACACTCAAGCTCTGTTGAAACCCCTGCTAACCCACCTCCTTTCTTAATACAGCTGATGAAAAGTGAGCTATAGTCCCAGCAAAGGCACTTCCTCTGTTACAAAAGagcaagcacacacaaaaaacttgCAGAGAGGAAAATTCTGGTGGCAGACTGTCTCAGGCCGACTTGGTTTCACACAAAGGATCTTGTAGCAGTGAGACCCCTGAGTTCTAGGCCAGCTGCCGTCTCGTGTCAGGAGGAAGAGGACCTGGAAAACACCAGTTGGCCACATGTCCCTTGGCCCTACCTGGTTTTGCTCATCACTGCCACTGTAATCTCTTACAGCGTCCACTCTGTGGCTGCCAGTTGTTGCGAGTCTTGAATAGTATATGAGTTCTCCAGAGGagcagaaccaataggatgtgtCTGTATATTTCTATATAGGTGAACAAGGAGATTTCTTATGGGAGGAGGCTtacatgattatggaggctgagaaatcccacaatatgctgtctacaagctGGAGACTCAGGAAAGCCAGGGGCATAATTCAGTTTGACCCTGAAGGCATGAAAACGAAGAGGCCACTGATGTTAAGGTCCAGAGTCTGAAGGCTTGAGAGCCAGGAGCTCTGATGTGCAAGGGCAGAAGAAGACGGTTGTCCTGGCTCAAGAAGGAGAGAAAATTCATCTTTTCTCCTTCGTTTTGCTCTCTTTGAGCTCCCAGTAGACTGGAGAATGCCCACTCACATTATAGAGGGCAGATCTTTATTCAGTCTACCAATTCAAGTGCTATTCTCTTCTGAAGCAccctcacagacagagaaaatatgtttttacCAGCTATCTGGCCATTCTTTAGCCCGGTTAAGTTGAcatgtaaaattaaccatcacaaacaGCTCTTTGGGTGAGACTGAAACAGTGTTCAACATCTTCATTCTGTATTTCCTCAAATACCAACTGTATCATCATTTGATGATTACTGTGAGTTTGTCAGGAGGCCCAAACCCTACAAAATCATGAATTAAGTCAGACACTTCCAAGTCTCACACATGCAAGGACTCTTCCCAAGGACTTCACAATAATGCCAGTGTCAGATTGCTTTTAAACTGCTTCTGGAATTCTGGAATGCAGTAGTAATTCACATATTAAAAATTCCTCTTAAGTAATAAGCCTTCATGCTGTGATCACACGTTGATGGAGAGGCTGTAATAGGTAGTGTTATGATATAATCAGATGACATTGGAGAGAGCTCAGTAACTGGCAACCATCAATTTGATGACAAAAGTTTACCTTTTCCAGACTGTGGCCTTTTGCTGGAGGAGATCTTGCTATGTTAGCAAGAAtaagaagacttaaaaaaattttttttggcggcgggggcggggcatatggatcttagttccctgaccagggactggactcgtgcctcctgcagtggaagcacagagtcttaaacactggaccaccacagaaatCCCCAGGAAGAATTTTGAAGTTTGTTTCTTATTGCAGTAATTTAGAAATGTATCCTGGGAAACATTTAGCTGAAATAACAAGTATCTACCAAGTCATCCAACCATTTTGGATAGACATGATGAGAACAGCAAGATTGGACTTCATAGTACCTGTAAAGCCATCAGATTGGCAGTAATAAACCAGGAGTAAACCAGGTTTCAGCTCCAAGTCCTTGCTGGGGCTGGAGTCAAACAAAAGGAGGCAcctgtgtcttttttatttttttacacacCACAGTACAAAGCCTGAAATAGTACTTCTGCAACATGCTTTTTTTAAGTCCaatttattgaggtgtaatttacatatagtaaaatTCATCTTTGGTGTACAGTTCTGACAATTCTATCCAGTCATGTAGCCAGCGCAAGTGAGATCTAtagcattttcatcaccccaagtTCTGGCATCCTTTTGTGGTCAATCTCTGCCCCCTAAACCCAGACTCTCTGGCAAGCATCGATTTGACTACAAAggtaccttttccagaatgtggcCTTTTgtatctagcttctttcacttagcactaCCTTTTTAAAATTCCCCTGGGTGTGCTACAggcatcttaaaatttttattatggaaaaactcgaacatataaaattcaaatagCATAACAGACCACCCTGTGCCTCACACCAAACTCGAACAATTACCAATCCAGGGCCAATTTTATTTCATCTACGGACCCCTCCCATCACGTACCAACCCTCAGATACATCATTTCATCTACAGTATAGGCATTTCAATGTGTCTaaaaaatgtgggcttccctggtggctcagatgataaagaatctgcctgcaatgcaggagaccgggctttgatccctgggtcaggaagatcccctggagaaggaaatggcaacccattgcaatattcttgcctggagtgttccatggacagaggagcctggtgggctacagttcatgggtcgcaaagagacacgactgaacgactaatactttatacattttttctctaaaaatttaggaccctctttttttattttttccgggggtggggtggggtgggggcttgtTTAGGAGAGTGCTATTCCCCTCCAATTTTTGGGGGGGCTGCCCCTTGGGCAAGTGGAatctaccagggatcgaaccccgccCACTACATTGGAAGCTCGGAGTCAGAGCCaccggaccgccagggaagtcccccctgaTTTTAGATAAAACTTCTCGGCAAGATACCTCACAGTAGATGGTACCTACTTCCTTTCGCGGCGCattaccaggggaaaaaaaaacatctggAATCCAGGAtattaaatttcagttcagtcgctcagtcgtatccgactctttgcgaccccatgaatcgcagcacgccaggcctccctgtccatcaccaactcccagacttaactcaaactcacgtccatcgagtcggtgatgccatccagccatctcatcctctgtcatccccttctcctcctgcccccaattcctcccagtatcagtcttttccaatgagtcaactcttcgcatgaggtgccaaagtattggagtttcagctttagcatcattccttccaaagaacacccaggaccgatttccttgcagtccaagggactctcaaagagtcttctccagcaccacagttcaaaagcatcaattcttcggcgctcacagtccaactctcacatccatacatgaccactggaaaaaccatagccttgactagacgaacctttgttggcagaataatgtctctacttttgaatatgctatctaggttggtcatattagAACTCCCAAATTACATCTCCCAGAAGGTCTAGGAGGGGCGGGGCTGTCCCACAGGCGTCAGCGAAGCGCATGCGCAGAGAGGCGCACCCTCTCGGCTGCCGTAGCCCGCCTCTTCACTTGTTCTCCCGGTCGTCATGGCGGCTGTTCGGAAACCCGTGCTGCTCGGGCTTCGAGATGCTGCAGTGCACGGCCGTCCTACGGGGCCGAGCGCCTGGACCGCAAGCAAGCTGGGCGGCGTTCCGGTGAGGTGGGGCGCGGGAGCCGGGGTCGGCTGGAGCTGGTGTTGGGCTACGGGGTGAGGGAGTGGGCGAGGTCCCTGGACAAAGTCAGGGTCTGAGCGCCTTCCTTGTCCTCAGGACGCCCTGCCCGCCGTGGCAGCTCCGAGGCCGGTGTGTGAACTGTGCCGGCAACCGCTTGCCCTCGTGGTGCAGGTGTACTGCCCGCTGGAAGGCTCTCCTTTTCATCGACTCCTGCACGTGTTCGCTTGCCCTCGCCCTGAGTGCGGTAGCGGCGGGGCGCGCAGGTAGGCGGGGAAGTAGCTGAGCTGCCCACAGGATTTATGTCGAGTGGGCGGGAGCGGCGGCCGCGCCAGCTGCACCGGGAGGGGACTGGCCAGCCCTCCGGCAGTTGGCGATGCAGTCCTCACCGCGGTTTTTCTTTACTATGAAGTTGGAAGGTGTTCCGCTCCCAGTGCCTgcagatgagagagaaagagactcagGACGCTCAGGTAACGCAGTTGTGACTatcatattgttgtttagtcgctaaatcgtgtctctttgcgaccccatggactgcctgcaAAGATAGGACTGCAGAACAAAATCCAGCTTTTCTTTCCCAATAAATGTTGCTTTATATATTCACTGAGTTCTTAATGTGTGCGAAGCATTGTGCTAGCAATAATAGGAATAAAAAGGTGGTGTTTGCCTATATTTCTTGGGGTTCAATTGCAGATAATAGAAAAGCGTTTTGACTTTTTATAGCTGAGACTGATTTAAAGTTAAGTTTTTCCTTATCTTACTAGATAGGCTGGAGGAAATTACTCCAGGAGTGACCAGCAGAACTACACCTCAGAACTGTCCTGTCAGGGAGCTGCCATGACACCCCTCATGCAGTCTGGAAGCCCAGATGTATTCTGATGAAGTTGCCCTTGTCAGAACTGTTGACTCCAGAGCCTTGCTCTGTCTCCATCTACATACCAGCTGCCTTTTGCTTCATGGTCACTCTTTCTACTTCATTCTGTCAAGTTTGTCTCTCTAGTGTTCCTTATGAGCGGACCCCCTGACCATATCTAGAACCCTAGCTGCTTaggagtctgggaaatgtagttctttCTTACCAGCTTCTGTAGTATATGAAGCACAACTGAAAGCGGTGTTGAAGAAACCACCATAGTATATCTGCCACAGTGCCCCTGAAAAGGAAACACAACATTCCTCACCTCCAACATGCTTTTGAGTAAACCATGAGGTGCTGGAGTGGGAGGGGCAGATGTAAGGTTCGTTCAGGAAGGTGAAGGATTAGGTGGCTCAGGAAGCCAAGGGAACAGTGTGCTTGAACCTCATTCGCTGGGTATTTTTCCAGAAACAGGAAAATGGCCTCACAGCTGAGGATTGGTGTGAAGGTGCAGATGACTGGGGAAGTGACAGTGAGGAAGCGTCTCCACTGCAGCCTGTCTCGGAGTTTGGAAATGATTTGAGCAATGCCAAGGACAGAGACTGGACCTCCCAGCTCCAGGACCTCCGCCTGCAGGATACTGTCCCAGGTGTTGCTCCTCCTGCACCTCCTGGGGGAGGGCCGGCCTTGCCTCCTTCGGTGCCGCAGTTCCTGCCCTATTACATCTGTGTCGTCGATGAGGATGACTACACGGACTTCATCAGTCTGGACCATGCTCAGAGCCTTCTGAGGGAGTATCAGCAGAGAGAAGGAGTTGATATGGAACAGCTGCTTTCCCAAAGGTGAGTGTGTGTGCTGTTGAGTTTGAGAGGTGGTTTGATCAGGAGGCTTCCAGAGTTGGTACTCTTTGGTTTTATCCTCAAAACTGGGGATACTTTTTCAGGCAGAACTTTTTCAGGTCTGACACACCTACAGGCGTGTTGGTGTTTGAAAATACTCCATAATGGAGAAAGACATGACAAGAGCCGGTGGGtatatgactttttattttgtttatttatttgttttatttttggctgccctgagtctttgttgctgtacacaggctttctctagttgcgacgagtcggggctactctctatttgtaacgtgcaggcttctcattgcagtggcttctcttattgcagagctgGGACTCTAGagtctgggctcagtagttgtggtgcatgggcttagttgtcatGAGATatgggggaatcttcctggaccatggattgaaccagcatcccctgcactgcagggcggattcttaaccacgggaccaccagggaagccccatgatgaCTTTTTACATTGCAAATAATTATCCAGTGTTGAAAATGGCTAAGAAGCAGGGCTTGGGAGAAAGTTGGGCAGGGGGTTACTGTTATTCGTTATAAAGTGTTAAACTTATGATTTTTAAGTTATGTACGTATATTTTACTGtggtaaagtttttaaaattgtgtactctgtttcttttttaaaaaacttatctatttatttaggcCGCCCAgagcagcttgtgggattttagttctgcaaccagggattcaatctgggccctcagcagtgagaatgTGGAGTCCTAACTAGTGGACTACCCGGAAATTCCCTGTGTACTGTTCTAAATACAGTTAATTCTCTGAATGTAGACACACAAAagtgttttctgcttttctttttagtcTGTCTAGTGATGGTGATGAAAAATATGAGAAGACTGTAATTAAAAGTGGAGATAAGATGTTTTACAAATTCATGAAGAGAATTGCTGCTTGTCAGGAGCAGATTTTAAGGTAAATGCacatttccttttattgtttttcttgttgATGCAAAAGTAATGTGTGTTAGttaggaaaacacagaaaaacagaacaagaaaACCAAAATCTACAATATTCCCCAAACCAAGAAGCTAAGATTTTAGTGTATTAAGTTATTTTTTACATATCTGAATGTATATGTGTAAGTAGGTATTGTGTGTATTCTTTTATTGTTGTGAATTGGGGTCATGGAATATAGCTATTCTCTTTTCATAAACATTCATTGGTATTGAGGGTTTCCCTATGTATTAAAAATTCTTCCAagtgattttcttctgttttattttattttattttttgcctccctccccgcccccctcttctgttttaaatttaaatttaaaacacatttttaagacTCAAAAACATAGAAGTATgtacatgtgcatatatgtataaatataacgGAATAATTCCTTTCCTACTATTCATATCTATCAGGTCATCACTGTTGTTAGTTCCTGTGTGTGCTTATGTAATTTCTTTATGCATGTCAAAGCAAATGTCACatgttactttccttttttttttttaaatcacaagaaAGCATTCAAGAAACATTCTGTTTCCTGCTTTTTCAACTGTGCTATTATCTATTATTGTATCTTTTCAGAACAttaagaactatattaaaaaaaaaagttactgtaGTCCCATGTCCATTTTACTTGTTGATGGACTTTTAGTGAGCAAGTATTTCTCTAGGATGCATTTCCTGAAGTGGCATAGTTAAGCAGAAGGGTTTATGCAATTGTGGTTTTAATTGCTAGCACCCAGTTTTCTCCCATTGGACTTTTAATTCCTGCTGGCAATATATGATCTTTAATTCCTACTGGCAACCTATAAGTGCCTGTTTTCCGGTGGCCTTGCCAGCAGGGTGAGGTTCATGCTTTTGTATTTCTGTCAATTCACGGTGAAAAAGGGCATCTTGGTATAATAttacctgatttttttcttatgaatatCTTCTTCTGTGTTGTGGAATTACTTCTGTGGGGTGGgccaaaagtttgttcaggtttttctgtaagatcttaCAGAAACCTTTTTGGCCTCCCTATTGTCTATTCATAACCTTTACCCATTTTTCCATAAGTTCTTGTTCCTTTTGATTTTTAGGAACTTTTTATCTATTAGAGAGAttatgatgattaattttatatgaTTAAAATCATCATGATTTATTTTCTGGGCCTGTTTGTTTTTTGACTTTGCTTGTGGCAGTATTGTTGGGTGTTTGATTGTTTCCATCTGGTTTGTTTCAGTTTTGCATAGTTTAGTGCTGCAGTATGCATCCTGTTTACAACTCCTGGAATGTCGTAGTGATTTCTGTCTAAGCTAGTTCTAGGAGCGAAATTGAGGATTGAAATTTTGAAGTTTAAAGGTTCGTGATACATATTGTTCGAC is from Bos indicus isolate NIAB-ARS_2022 breed Sahiwal x Tharparkar chromosome 18, NIAB-ARS_B.indTharparkar_mat_pri_1.0, whole genome shotgun sequence and encodes:
- the PDCD2L gene encoding programmed cell death protein 2-like; its protein translation is MAAVRKPVLLGLRDAAVHGRPTGPSAWTASKLGGVPDALPAVAAPRPVCELCRQPLALVVQVYCPLEGSPFHRLLHVFACPRPECGSGGARSWKVFRSQCLQMREKETQDAQKQENGLTAEDWCEGADDWGSDSEEASPLQPVSEFGNDLSNAKDRDWTSQLQDLRLQDTVPGVAPPAPPGGGPALPPSVPQFLPYYICVVDEDDYTDFISLDHAQSLLREYQQREGVDMEQLLSQSLSSDGDEKYEKTVIKSGDKMFYKFMKRIAACQEQILRYSWSGEPLFLTCPTSEVTELPACSYCGARRIFEFQLMPALVSMLRSANLDLSVEFGTILIYTCEKSCWPQNDQAPMEEFCIIQEDPDELLFK